A stretch of the Leopardus geoffroyi isolate Oge1 chromosome B2, O.geoffroyi_Oge1_pat1.0, whole genome shotgun sequence genome encodes the following:
- the VARS2 gene encoding valine--tRNA ligase, mitochondrial isoform X4, translating to MPWHRMCGDQVLWVPGSDHAGIATQAVVEKQLWKEQGVRRHELSREDFLREVWKWKEEKGGEICEQLQALGASLDWDRECFTMDAGSSVAVTEAFVRLYEAGLLYRNQQLVNWSCALRSAISDIEVESRPLPGRTELRLPGCPIPVSFGLLVSVAFRVDGEPDTEIVVGTTRPETLPGDVAVAVHPDDSRYTHLHGRQLRHPLTGQLLPLITDSAVQPHMGTGAVKVTPAHSLADAELGARHGLSPLSVIAEDGTMTSLCGDWLQGLHRFVAREKIMSALRERGLFRGLQNHPMVLPICSRSGDVVEYLLKSQWFVRCREMGDRAAQAVESGALELSPSFHQKNWQHWFSHIGDWCISRQLWWGHQIPAYLVVQEQTKDDREDCWVVGRTEAEARKIASELTGRPAAELILQRDPDVLDTWFSSALFPFAALGWPQETPDLTRFYPLSLLETGSDLLFFWVGRMVMLGTQLTGQLPFSKVLLHSMVRDRQGRKMSKSLGNVLDPRDIISGVELQVLQEKLRDGNLDSTELAIAAAAQRKDFPHGIPECGTDALRFTLCSHGALGGDLHLSVSEVLSSRHFCNKIWNALRFILNALGEKFVPQPAEELSPSSPMDAWILSRLAHTARECGRGFLAQELSLVTHALHHFWLHNLCDVYLEAVKPVLLHSPRPQGPPQVLFSCADIGLRLLAPLMPFLAEELWQRLPPRPGGSSAPSISVAPYPTACSLEHWHQPELEQRFSRVQEAVQALRALRATYQLTKARPRVLLQSSEPEEQGLFEAFLEPLGTLGHCGAVGFLPPGVLAPSGWAQAPLNDTIQVYMELQGLVDPQTHLSLLAARRHKLQKQLDGLMAWTPSEGETETKRQQRLSSLELELSKLDKAASHLRQLMDACPSPREL from the exons GAAAGGTGGAGAGATCTGTGAGCAGCTCCAAGCTCTGGGGGCCTCACTGGACTGGGACCGAGAGTGTTTCACTATGGATGCT GGCTCCTCAGTGGCCGTGACTGAAGCTTTTGTGCGACTCTATGAGGCAGGGTTGTTGTATCGGAACCAGCAGCTTGTCAACTGGTCCTGTGCTTTAAGATCAGCCATCTCGGATATCGAg GTGGAGAGCCGGCCCCTGCCTGGCCGCACGGAACTTCGTCTGCCTGGCTGCCCCATCCCTGTGTCTTTTGGCCTCCTTGTTTCTGTGGCCTTCCGTGTGGATGGAGAGCCTG ACACAGAGATTGTAGTAGGAACCACAAGGCCAGAGACATTGCCTGGAGACGTGGCTGTGGCTGTTCATCCTGATGACTCCCGATACACA CATCTGCATGGGCGACAGCTTCGTCACCCCTTGACTGGGCAGCTTCTCCCCCTCATCACAGACTCTGCTGTTCAGCCACACATGGGCACAG GGGCGGTGAAGGTGACTCCAGCACATAGTCTTGCTGATGCTGAGCTGGGAGCCCGACATGGCTTGAGCCCTCTGAGTGTCATTGCAGAGGATGGGACCATGACTTCCCTCTGTGGGGATTGGCTACAG GGTCTTCACCGATTTGTGGCCCGGGAAAAGATTATGTCTGCACTGAGGGAGCGGGGCCTGTTCCGGGGCCTTCAGAACCACCCTATGGTGCTTCCTATTTGCAG CCGTTCTGGGGACGTGGTAGAATACCTACTGAAGAGCCAGTGGTTTGTCCGCTGCCGGGAGATGGGGGATCGAGCTGCCCAG GCTGTGGAGTCAGGAGCTCTGGAGCTCAGTCCCTCCTTCCACCAGAAAAACTGGCAGCACTGGTTTTCCCACATTGG AGACTGGTGTATCTCCCGGCAGCTGTGGTGGGGCCATCAGATTCCCGCCTACCTGGTTGTACAGGAGCAAACGAAG GATGACAGGGAGGATTGTTGGGTGGTTGGGAGGACAGAGGCCGAGGCCAGAAAAATAGCTTCAGAGCTGACAGGGAGACCAGCGGCAGAGCTGATCCTGCAGAGGG ACCCTGATGTCCTGGACACATGGTTCTCTTCagctcttttcccctttgctgcCCTGGGCTGGCCCCAAGAG ACCCCAGACCTCACTCGTTTCTACCCCCTGTCACTTTTGGAAACTGGTAGTGACCTTCTGTTCTTCTGGGTGGGCCGCATGGTCATGTTGGGGACCCAGCTCACAGGGCAGCTCCCCTTCAGCAAG GTGCTTCTTCATTCCATGGTTCGGGACAGGCAGGGCCGGAAAATGAGCAAGTCCCTAGGGAATGTGTTGGACCCACGAGACATCATCAGTGGGGTGGAGCTGCAG GTGCTGCAGGAAAAGCTGAGGGATGGGAACTTGGACTCTACAGAGCTGGCGATCGCGGCTGCAGCACAG AGAAAGGACTTCCCTCATGGGATCCCTGAGTGTGGGACAGATGCCCTAAGATTCACCTTGTGCTCCCATGGGGCCTTAG GGGGCGACTTGCACCTGTCTGTCTCCGAAGTCCTGAGTTCCCGGCATTTCTGCAACAAAATCTGGAATGCCCTGCGCTTTATCCTCAATGCCTTAGGGGAGAAATTTGTGCCCCAGCCTGCAGAAGAG CTTTCCCCTTCATCGCCCATGGATGCCTGGATCCTGAGCCGTCTTGCCCATACTGCCCGGGAGTGTGGGCGAGGCTTCCTTGCCCAAGAGCTCTCACTTGTCACCCATGCCCTGCACCACTTCTGGCTCCATAACCTCTGTGATGTCTACTTG GAGGCTGTGAAGCCGGTGCTGTTGCACTCGCCCCGTCCCCAAGGCCCCCCTCAGGTCCTGTTCTCCTGTGCTGACATCGGTCTCCGCCTCCTCGCCCCACTGATGCCCTTCCTGGCTGAAGAGCTCTGGCAGAGGCTGCCCCCCAGGCCTGGAGGCTCCTCTGCCCCTAGCATCTCTGTTGCCCCCTACCCCACTGCCTGCAGCTTG GAACACTGGCACCAGCCTGAGCTGGAACAGCGCTTCTCCCGGGTCCAAGAGGCCGTGCAGGCACTGAGGGCTCTCCGAGCCACATACCAGCTCACAAAGGCCCGGCCCCGAG tGCTGttgcagagctcagagcctgaagagcAAGGCCTCTTCGAGGCCTTTCTGGAACCTCTAGGCACCCTGGGCCACTGTGGGGCTGTGGGCTTCTTACCCCCAGGTGTACTGGCTCCCTCTGGCTGGGCCCAGGCTCCACTCAATGATACCATTCAGGTGTACATGGAGCTGCAG GGGCTTGTGGACCCCCAGACCCATCTATCTCTGCTAGCTGCCCGAAGACACAAGTTGCAAAAGCAGCTTGATGGCCTCATGGCCTGGACCCCATCAGAGGGGGAGACGGAGACTAAAAGGCAGCAGAGG CTTTCTTCCCTCGAGTTGGAATTGTCGAAGCTGGACAAGGCGGCCTCTCACCTCCGGCAGCTGATGGATGCATGTCCTAGCCCCAGAGAGCTCTGA
- the SFTA2 gene encoding surfactant-associated protein 2 isoform X1, translating to MGARLPFFLFLTLLSSSQGTGPRMILQLKLKDSLLANFSYDSSFLELLEKSLHFFTCKVGMIVPDAWTVVSITWRSYVGYMGRDSGAQDPSHLGAGPL from the exons ATGGGGGCCAGgctgcccttcttcctcttcctgacaCTCCTGAGCAGCTCACAGGGAACAG GGCCAAGAATGATTTTGCAGCTGAAGCTGAAGGACTCCCTTCTAGCAAATTTCTCCTATGATTCCAGCTTCCTGGAATTGCTCGAAAAG agcctccatttcttcacctgCAAAGTGGGAATGATAGTACCTGATGCTTGGACTGTTGTGAGCATTACATGGAGAAGCTACGTAGGGTACATGGGCAG GGACTCAGGAGCCCAGGACCCATCTCACCTCGGGGCCGGGCCTTTGTGA
- the SFTA2 gene encoding surfactant-associated protein 2 isoform X2 has product MGARLPFFLFLTLLSSSQGTGPRMILQLKLKDSLLANFSYDSSFLELLEKLCFLLHLPPGTNVTLHHAGSPHRAICKV; this is encoded by the exons ATGGGGGCCAGgctgcccttcttcctcttcctgacaCTCCTGAGCAGCTCACAGGGAACAG GGCCAAGAATGATTTTGCAGCTGAAGCTGAAGGACTCCCTTCTAGCAAATTTCTCCTATGATTCCAGCTTCCTGGAATTGCTCGAAAAG ctctgcttcctcctccacctcccacctGGGACCAATGTCACCCTCCATCACGCAGGATCCCCACACCGTGCCATCTGCAAAGTCTGA